The following nucleotide sequence is from Halomonas chromatireducens.
TGCGCGCCTGCCCAGCCAGTCAAGGGCTTCCGCCACTGGCGGACAGAGTGACCGGACCGTCGGCTCGCAGTCATTGTGCCAACTGGGCGCTCCCCCCTGCAGTGCGCGCGCCATGGTAATCGGGGGGGTATCACGTGTCAATTGCGCGGCGCCGAACACCGCGGCGGTGGCGACAGCGACCCCGGGATGAACTACCACGAAACAGGGAGTATCCAGGGTCACCGGGGTCAGCCGTTCGCCGACGCCTTCAGCCCAGGCGGAGCGGCCGCGGACGAAGACCGGTACATCGGCCCCCAGGGCCAGGCCCATGGCGGCCAGTCGCTCCTCACCGAGACCCAGACCCCATAGCCGGTCGAGCCCCAGCAGCGTCGTGGCGGCATCGGAGCTGCCGCCGCCCAGGCCACCCCCCATGGGCAGGCGCTTGGTCAGGTGGATGTCGGCGCCAAGGCGGCAGCCGGTCTCGGCCTGCAGCAGCCTGGCCGCCCGTACGATGAGGTTCTCTTCGCTACGTATGCCGTCCATGGCCGGTGACAGGGTGATGTCGCCATCGTCGCGCCGGGTCAACTGCAGCGTGTCGCCGTAGTCGAGAAACTGGAACAGCGTCTGCAGCTCATGGTAGCCATCGGCTCGTCGACCGACAATGTGAAGCATCCGGTTTAGCTTGGCCGGTGCCGGCAGGTTCAGCGTCGCCGTCATGGATCAGTCGTCGAGGACGGGGCGCCAATCGGTGACCACCAGGGTCACGCGCAGCTCGCCGTACTCCATGATCATGCGGCGAGGCAGCCACAGCGATTCGACCAGGGTCCAATCGCGGTAGTCGATTTCCCAGCCATCCTGCTCGAGGCGGCGGGGGAAGCCGAGCTCATCGTGGTCGATGTGGTATTGGCTGTGCTCCGCTGGCAGGCCGCGAATCCAGTCGGAGAGCGAACTGACCGGCAGGGTCCAGCCCAACTGCTGTTGCAGTAGCGCCTCGGGGGTCTCGGCTTCGAAACGTCCCTCGGAGGTAGTCAGCGAGAAGCGGCCTTCGCGACCCTCCAGCGTGTTGCGGCCGCTGCCGAAGGGGCCGCTGATCAGGATGCGATAGTAGTGGGGGTGCTGGCTCCAGTCGAGGTTGGCGCTGGTGTTCTCCTGGGGGGTGCGCAGCCCGGCCTTGCCGGCCAGCATCCAGGTGTCCAGGTCCTCGAGGCGT
It contains:
- the ispE gene encoding 4-(cytidine 5'-diphospho)-2-C-methyl-D-erythritol kinase; translated protein: MTATLNLPAPAKLNRMLHIVGRRADGYHELQTLFQFLDYGDTLQLTRRDDGDITLSPAMDGIRSEENLIVRAARLLQAETGCRLGADIHLTKRLPMGGGLGGGSSDAATTLLGLDRLWGLGLGEERLAAMGLALGADVPVFVRGRSAWAEGVGERLTPVTLDTPCFVVVHPGVAVATAAVFGAAQLTRDTPPITMARALQGGAPSWHNDCEPTVRSLCPPVAEALDWLGRRAPTMLTGTGACVFARVETDAEAKRIVADLPSRFMAFTARGLNLSPLHAALGR
- the lolB gene encoding lipoprotein insertase outer membrane protein LolB — encoded protein: MTLHANALRLLLSSLALMVLAGCAAPMPAPDSDRAAGQWEAQQERLEDLDTWMLAGKAGLRTPQENTSANLDWSQHPHYYRILISGPFGSGRNTLEGREGRFSLTTSEGRFEAETPEALLQQQLGWTLPVSSLSDWIRGLPAEHSQYHIDHDELGFPRRLEQDGWEIDYRDWTLVESLWLPRRMIMEYGELRVTLVVTDWRPVLDD